One window of Arthrobacter oryzae genomic DNA carries:
- a CDS encoding SGNH/GDSL hydrolase family protein yields MSDRILRRRSAAFAAGLATLTLALGTAAGPAGAAPEGGLDYVAIGDSYTAGTGAGAADKPAGTTCWQSTPGYVGDVDKTGRVSLVVNAACHGALLTGGTEKSVQTQIQTLAYTQDLNASTGMVTITAGANDAGVSPVLFACATNGVEVCANAVAASEGALGQVGAGLASAYATIHALAPNAKIAVLGYPRLFEPADGNPYFSADEQVLINRATDSLNTAIAGAVASAKAGGADAQFVDVTTRFAGHAVNSDDPWIAYDSGNPLADTNFHPNPTGHRAYATAIMTEVQPAKLAR; encoded by the coding sequence GGCAACGCTGACGCTGGCATTGGGAACCGCGGCGGGTCCTGCGGGAGCCGCACCTGAGGGAGGACTTGACTACGTCGCCATCGGTGACTCCTACACTGCGGGGACCGGCGCCGGAGCAGCAGACAAACCGGCGGGCACAACGTGCTGGCAGAGCACCCCGGGGTACGTCGGCGACGTCGACAAAACAGGCCGAGTGTCCCTGGTGGTCAACGCCGCCTGCCACGGGGCACTCCTCACCGGCGGAACTGAGAAGAGCGTGCAAACCCAGATCCAGACGCTGGCCTACACGCAGGACCTGAACGCCTCCACCGGCATGGTCACCATCACCGCCGGAGCCAATGACGCCGGAGTGAGCCCCGTACTGTTTGCCTGCGCAACCAATGGCGTGGAAGTGTGCGCCAACGCGGTCGCGGCGTCGGAGGGCGCGCTTGGACAGGTGGGCGCCGGGCTGGCAAGCGCCTACGCGACAATCCACGCGTTGGCTCCGAACGCGAAGATCGCGGTCCTGGGGTATCCCAGGCTGTTCGAACCGGCCGACGGGAATCCCTACTTCTCCGCGGACGAGCAGGTCCTGATCAACCGGGCCACCGACAGTCTCAACACCGCCATCGCCGGTGCCGTCGCCAGTGCCAAGGCCGGCGGGGCGGACGCCCAGTTCGTCGATGTCACCACCAGGTTTGCCGGGCACGCCGTGAACTCCGACGATCCCTGGATCGCCTACGACAGCGGCAACCCCCTGGCTGACACCAACTTCCACCCGAATCCCACCGGGCACCGGGCTTATGCCACGGCGATTATGACCGAGGTCCAGCCGGCCAAATTGGCGAGGTAG
- a CDS encoding Rieske (2Fe-2S) protein — translation MNAGYNLGPVDQVPFGEGRAFGVDGVQVAVFRLRDGSLRALSAVCPHKGGPIADGTIDQDLVLCPLHQNAFRLDTGCSTTGAEPLTSYDVQTDNHQNIILRMSAW, via the coding sequence ATGAACGCGGGATACAACCTCGGCCCAGTGGACCAGGTCCCGTTCGGGGAGGGGCGGGCCTTCGGCGTCGACGGGGTACAGGTGGCGGTCTTCCGGCTCCGCGACGGCAGCCTGCGGGCGCTGTCCGCCGTGTGCCCGCATAAGGGCGGCCCGATCGCGGACGGCACCATCGACCAGGACCTGGTCCTGTGCCCGCTGCACCAGAACGCCTTCAGGCTGGACACGGGCTGTTCCACCACCGGCGCCGAACCTCTGACCAGCTACGACGTCCAAACGGATAATCATCAGAATATTATTCTGCGAATGTCGGCCTGGTAG
- a CDS encoding GNAT family N-acetyltransferase: MTSIEPITLTGQHVVLEPLSRAHHGGLVDAARDGELWKLWYTSVPTPEGMAAEIDRRLRLQETGSMLPFTARLLDPATGGPGRVIGMTTYMNIDAATPRVEIGSTWNAASSHGTGTNADSKLLLLRHAFETLGCPAVEFRTHWLNHQSREAIARLGAKQDGVLRSHTRTADGQLRDTVVFSILEHEWPMVRAGLEFRLAKRR, from the coding sequence GTGACTTCCATCGAACCCATCACGCTGACCGGCCAACACGTTGTGCTCGAGCCGTTGAGCCGCGCGCACCACGGCGGACTGGTGGACGCCGCCCGCGACGGCGAGCTCTGGAAGCTCTGGTACACCAGCGTGCCCACCCCGGAAGGCATGGCCGCGGAGATCGACCGGCGACTCCGGCTCCAGGAAACCGGCTCCATGCTGCCGTTCACCGCGCGCCTCCTGGACCCCGCCACCGGCGGCCCCGGCAGGGTGATCGGGATGACCACCTATATGAACATCGACGCCGCCACTCCCCGCGTGGAGATCGGTTCCACGTGGAATGCTGCGTCTTCGCACGGCACCGGAACCAACGCGGACTCGAAGCTGCTGCTCCTGCGGCATGCCTTTGAAACGCTGGGGTGCCCGGCTGTCGAGTTCCGGACGCACTGGCTCAACCACCAGTCACGGGAGGCGATTGCGCGGCTGGGAGCCAAGCAGGACGGCGTGCTGCGCAGCCACACCCGGACCGCGGACGGGCAGCTCCGGGACACCGTGGTGTTCTCGATCCTGGAGCACGAGTGGCCCATGGTCCGCGCAGGCCTGGAGTTCAGGCTCGCCAAGCGGCGCTAG
- a CDS encoding dienelactone hydrolase family protein: protein MTIIDLSGPGTSAGSPNLRGYLAEPEGTGPFPAVLMIHEAFGLNDISRRQADRLAAAGYLALAVDLFSDGGPRRCLVSTMRSLLSGTGKAFADLATAHAWLEQSGRTNGKVGVIGFCMGGGFALLVAKDGFDAAAVNYGRLPKNPEAALLGACPVVGNFGKADRTLPGAAARLETALDTLGIEHDIKEFDGAGHAFMNDAEEGPRPLRPLFRVLGIKPNPDAAAEAWQRIEDHFAKHLKT, encoded by the coding sequence ATGACAATCATTGATCTCAGCGGACCCGGCACGTCAGCGGGCTCCCCAAACCTCCGCGGCTACCTGGCGGAACCCGAAGGAACGGGGCCGTTTCCCGCCGTCCTGATGATCCACGAAGCGTTCGGCCTCAACGACATTTCGCGGCGCCAGGCGGACCGGCTGGCAGCAGCCGGCTACCTGGCCCTGGCCGTGGACCTCTTCAGCGACGGCGGACCGCGCCGCTGCCTGGTCTCCACCATGCGGTCGCTGCTCTCCGGCACAGGCAAGGCCTTCGCGGACCTGGCAACCGCCCACGCCTGGCTGGAGCAGTCGGGGCGCACCAACGGCAAAGTCGGGGTGATCGGATTCTGCATGGGCGGCGGCTTTGCCCTGCTCGTGGCCAAGGACGGGTTCGACGCGGCAGCCGTCAACTACGGCAGGCTGCCCAAAAACCCGGAAGCGGCACTGCTCGGCGCATGTCCCGTGGTGGGCAACTTCGGCAAGGCGGACCGCACCCTTCCCGGTGCCGCGGCCAGATTGGAAACCGCGCTGGATACGCTGGGCATCGAGCACGACATCAAGGAATTCGACGGCGCCGGCCACGCGTTCATGAACGACGCCGAGGAAGGGCCCCGGCCGCTCCGCCCGCTCTTCCGCGTGCTTGGAATCAAGCCGAATCCGGACGCAGCCGCGGAAGCCTGGCAGCGGATCGAGGACCATTTCGCCAAGCACCTGAAGACCTAG
- a CDS encoding SRPBCC family protein, whose product MITVAGTVSSPLGAEEAFTYLSAFEHTAEWDPGTPVVKKLSEGPVAVGHRYHAEAEFRGKRQTLIYEVVELTRNHIKLRGENKTVISEDSIDVSPDGTGCTVKYTAEFQLKGALKLIEPFMKPAFMSLRDPAMNGLKSALDARAGR is encoded by the coding sequence ATGATCACAGTAGCGGGAACCGTCAGCTCTCCCCTCGGGGCAGAGGAAGCCTTCACCTACCTGTCAGCCTTCGAGCACACCGCGGAATGGGATCCGGGCACGCCCGTGGTGAAGAAGCTCTCCGAGGGGCCGGTTGCCGTGGGCCACCGGTACCACGCCGAAGCGGAATTCCGGGGCAAGCGGCAGACCCTCATCTACGAAGTGGTGGAGCTGACCCGCAACCACATCAAGCTCCGCGGCGAAAACAAAACGGTGATCTCCGAGGACTCGATCGACGTCTCGCCGGACGGGACCGGCTGCACCGTGAAGTACACGGCGGAGTTCCAGCTCAAGGGCGCCCTCAAACTCATTGAACCGTTCATGAAGCCGGCCTTTATGTCACTCCGGGATCCCGCGATGAACGGCCTGAAGTCCGCCCTCGACGCCCGGGCCGGACGCTAG
- a CDS encoding pentapeptide repeat-containing protein, translated as MTGRQAAGRTTAGKAPKVTAPRLSPVRLDELRDEASPDFRRGERYDGVRFRRADADGLELSGTDFAECEFDGVSFNETQLRGATFRDCILAEAYAPVFTAARATLRDVEISNPRWGSAELYESGWTSVRIDGGKLDYVNLRGSRLTDVQISDCIINELDLGSVTGTRVALKNCTIGTLDLAGAKLKDFDLRTTDFRTISGLESLSGVVIDDYQLSLLAPLLAAHLGVVVL; from the coding sequence ATGACAGGCAGGCAGGCCGCGGGGCGAACAACTGCGGGGAAGGCTCCCAAGGTGACAGCCCCCAGGCTTTCGCCGGTCCGGCTCGACGAACTCCGTGACGAGGCCTCCCCGGATTTCCGGCGCGGTGAAAGATACGACGGCGTGAGGTTCCGCCGCGCTGACGCCGACGGTTTGGAGCTGAGCGGCACGGACTTCGCCGAGTGTGAATTCGACGGAGTCTCGTTCAACGAAACCCAGCTCCGCGGTGCGACATTCCGGGACTGCATCCTGGCCGAGGCCTATGCCCCGGTGTTCACGGCTGCGCGGGCCACGCTTCGGGACGTGGAGATCAGCAATCCCCGGTGGGGTTCGGCGGAGCTGTATGAGAGCGGCTGGACCTCGGTGCGGATCGACGGCGGCAAGCTGGACTACGTGAACCTGCGCGGCTCCCGGCTGACGGACGTGCAGATCAGCGACTGCATCATCAACGAACTGGACCTCGGCTCGGTGACGGGCACCCGGGTGGCGCTGAAGAACTGCACCATCGGCACCCTGGATCTTGCCGGCGCCAAACTCAAGGACTTCGACCTGAGGACCACCGACTTCCGCACCATCAGCGGACTTGAGAGCCTGTCCGGCGTGGTGATCGACGACTACCAGCTGAGCCTCCTGGCCCCGCTGCTGGCTGCCCATCTCGGCGTCGTGGTGCTGTAA
- a CDS encoding enoyl-CoA hydratase/isomerase family protein, whose translation MAAPDSAIGDVSTQDLNTTDLSTRDFTTLLVEERDDRVVVLLNRPEVRNAIDQQMVDELHAVCAALEQNPKVLIIAGVDGVFASGADIAQLRERRRDDALQGINSTIFVRIAKLPMPVIAALDGYCLGGGAELAYAADFRIGTPSVRIGNPETGLGILAAAGASWRLKELVGEPVAKQILLAGLVLRAEQALAVNLITEIHEAPVLMDGAHSLADRIARQDPLAVRITKSVFHAPAEAHPLIDQLAQGILFESQAKFDRMQAFLDKKTDKKAVKKTAKVSATNSDQSDGTK comes from the coding sequence ATGGCGGCCCCGGACAGCGCGATCGGAGACGTGAGCACCCAGGACCTGAACACCACTGACCTGAGCACCCGGGACTTCACAACCCTCCTGGTCGAGGAGCGTGACGACCGCGTGGTGGTGCTCCTCAACCGCCCGGAGGTCCGGAACGCCATCGACCAGCAGATGGTGGACGAACTCCACGCCGTATGCGCCGCGCTGGAGCAGAACCCCAAGGTACTGATCATTGCGGGCGTGGACGGTGTCTTCGCCTCGGGTGCGGACATCGCCCAGCTGCGCGAACGGCGACGGGACGATGCACTGCAGGGCATCAACTCCACGATCTTCGTCCGGATCGCCAAGCTGCCCATGCCCGTCATTGCCGCACTGGACGGCTACTGCCTCGGCGGCGGCGCGGAGCTCGCCTACGCCGCGGACTTCCGGATCGGCACGCCCAGCGTCCGCATCGGCAACCCCGAGACCGGCCTGGGCATCCTCGCCGCGGCCGGCGCCAGCTGGCGGCTCAAGGAACTGGTGGGCGAACCGGTGGCCAAGCAGATCCTGCTGGCCGGCCTGGTGCTCCGCGCCGAACAGGCCCTCGCCGTCAACCTCATCACCGAAATCCACGAGGCGCCCGTGCTGATGGACGGCGCGCACAGCCTCGCGGACCGCATTGCCCGGCAGGACCCGCTGGCCGTGCGGATCACCAAGTCCGTGTTCCACGCACCGGCCGAGGCGCACCCGCTGATTGACCAGCTGGCGCAGGGCATCCTGTTCGAGTCCCAGGCGAAGTTCGACAGAATGCAGGCTTTCCTGGACAAGAAGACGGATAAAAAAGCAGTCAAGAAGACGGCCAAGGTATCAGCCACGAATTCAGACCAATCAGACGGGACGAAGTAA
- a CDS encoding 3-hydroxyacyl-CoA dehydrogenase family protein — MSNSVLPADLPPTVGVLGGGRMGAGIAHAFLINGANVLVVERDEASAEAARERVESAAAKSIERGATDGNLDEMVSRLSVTVDYDDFKDRQLVVEAVPEDWDLKVASLRGIEERLSDDAYLASNTSSLSVNGLARELKRPGNFLGLHFFNPVPASTLIEVVLGEQTSPDLAAAAKRWVEALGKTAVVVNDAPGFASSRLGVAIALEAMRMVEEGVASAEDIDNAMVLGYKHPTGPLRTTDIVGLDVRLGIAEYLQSTLGERFAPPQILRDKVARRELGRKTGKGFFDWPA; from the coding sequence ATGAGCAACTCCGTACTTCCGGCGGACCTTCCCCCAACAGTCGGTGTCCTCGGCGGCGGCCGGATGGGGGCCGGCATCGCCCACGCCTTCCTGATCAACGGCGCCAACGTCCTGGTGGTGGAGCGGGACGAGGCCTCGGCCGAGGCAGCCCGGGAACGCGTGGAGTCCGCCGCCGCCAAGAGCATCGAGCGCGGCGCCACGGACGGCAACCTGGACGAAATGGTCTCGCGGCTCTCCGTCACGGTGGACTATGACGACTTCAAGGACCGCCAGCTGGTGGTCGAGGCCGTTCCGGAGGACTGGGACCTGAAGGTCGCCTCCCTCCGCGGCATCGAGGAGCGCCTCTCTGACGACGCCTACCTCGCCTCCAACACGTCCTCGCTGTCCGTCAACGGATTGGCCCGCGAACTGAAGCGTCCGGGAAACTTCCTGGGCCTGCACTTCTTCAACCCTGTCCCTGCGTCCACGCTCATCGAGGTGGTGCTCGGCGAACAGACGTCCCCGGACCTGGCGGCCGCAGCCAAAAGGTGGGTGGAGGCACTCGGCAAGACCGCCGTCGTCGTCAATGATGCCCCCGGCTTTGCCTCGTCACGTCTGGGCGTGGCCATCGCCCTGGAAGCGATGCGCATGGTGGAGGAAGGCGTCGCGTCCGCCGAGGACATCGACAACGCCATGGTGTTGGGCTACAAGCACCCCACCGGTCCGCTGCGCACCACGGACATCGTGGGCCTGGACGTCCGGCTGGGCATTGCGGAGTACCTGCAGTCGACTCTGGGGGAGCGCTTCGCGCCGCCGCAGATCCTGCGCGACAAGGTGGCCCGCCGCGAGCTGGGTCGCAAAACCGGCAAGGGCTTCTTCGACTGGCCGGCTTAA
- a CDS encoding CsbD family protein, with product MGIGDKIQNEAEHLGGKAKEAAGNATDNDRLRAEGQKDQVVADAKKVGENVKDEFKRD from the coding sequence ATGGGAATCGGCGACAAAATTCAGAACGAAGCAGAGCACCTCGGCGGCAAGGCCAAGGAAGCGGCCGGCAACGCCACGGACAATGACCGTCTGCGCGCAGAGGGTCAGAAGGACCAGGTTGTTGCTGACGCCAAGAAAGTTGGCGAAAACGTGAAGGACGAGTTCAAAAGAGACTAA
- a CDS encoding SRPBCC family protein: MDHKTTLTRHINASPDKVWAVISDIPGSAATLSGVASIRMLSEGGYGEGTRWKETRTMMGRAETVEMWVSQAEPPSASGAGSTTVKALQGGADYTTRFVLAERDGGTDLALTFGAEMVKPTLLGKVMMALFGRLGMSITKKALAKDLADIAAKAESL; the protein is encoded by the coding sequence ATGGATCACAAGACCACCCTCACGCGCCACATCAATGCCAGTCCGGACAAGGTCTGGGCCGTGATCTCGGACATCCCGGGCTCGGCCGCCACCCTCTCCGGCGTCGCCTCCATCCGAATGCTCAGCGAGGGCGGATATGGCGAAGGCACGCGCTGGAAGGAAACCCGCACCATGATGGGCCGGGCCGAAACCGTGGAAATGTGGGTGTCGCAGGCCGAGCCGCCGTCGGCATCCGGGGCCGGCAGTACGACGGTGAAGGCGCTCCAGGGCGGCGCGGACTACACCACGCGGTTCGTCCTTGCCGAACGCGACGGCGGGACGGACCTCGCGCTGACCTTCGGTGCCGAAATGGTCAAACCCACCCTCCTGGGCAAGGTCATGATGGCGCTGTTCGGGCGGCTCGGCATGAGCATCACCAAAAAGGCGCTGGCCAAGGACCTTGCCGACATTGCGGCCAAGGCCGAGTCCCTCTGA
- a CDS encoding amino acid permease: MPQSTPTELVSPPAQSAVVDSTLSAEGYKKSLSGRQVTMIAMGGAIGVGLFMGAGGRLASTGPALIFSYAIAGVIAYLLMRALGELIMYRQTSGSFVSYAGEMFGKKGAYLSGWMYFINWAMTGIAELIAIGLYFQFFFPNVPVELSAIAALLLLVGVNLLSVKAFGEFEFWASCLKVGAIVIFLAVGTFMVVTNAQVGDGNASVNNLFAAEGGMFPKGALVMILVLNAVIFAYNGIELVGITAGEMQDPAKEVPKAIRAVVFRIVVFYVGSVTLLAMLLPSDQYVAGTSPFVTVFGQMGLGWMGDVMNMIVITAALSSCNSGLYSIGRIFRTMANNGHAPEWLTRMSKSHVPYAAILAIGAVYLVGILLNIWLGGSHAFDLALNSASIGVIFTWGAIFASQIALRKKKGKVSSLPAPGGTWSSWAGLIALLAITVLIGFDTMTSKTGEVFHLGLWTLATIPFFALVLWLGWQKVRNNEPKSELFS, translated from the coding sequence GTGCCACAAAGTACCCCAACAGAACTCGTGAGCCCGCCGGCGCAATCCGCCGTCGTCGACTCCACCCTCAGCGCCGAGGGCTACAAGAAGTCCCTCAGCGGCCGCCAGGTCACCATGATCGCCATGGGCGGCGCCATCGGCGTCGGTCTCTTCATGGGTGCCGGCGGACGCCTGGCCTCCACGGGCCCCGCGCTGATCTTCTCCTACGCCATTGCCGGCGTCATCGCCTACCTGCTGATGCGCGCCCTGGGTGAACTCATCATGTACCGCCAGACCTCCGGCTCCTTCGTGAGCTATGCCGGCGAGATGTTCGGCAAGAAGGGCGCGTACCTGTCCGGATGGATGTATTTCATCAACTGGGCCATGACCGGCATCGCCGAGCTCATCGCGATCGGACTCTACTTCCAGTTCTTCTTCCCCAACGTGCCCGTTGAACTGTCCGCCATCGCGGCCCTGCTGCTGCTCGTGGGCGTCAACCTTCTGAGCGTCAAGGCGTTCGGCGAATTCGAATTCTGGGCCTCCTGCCTCAAGGTGGGCGCCATCGTGATCTTCCTCGCCGTGGGCACCTTCATGGTGGTCACCAACGCCCAGGTGGGCGACGGCAATGCTTCGGTCAACAACCTCTTCGCGGCCGAAGGCGGGATGTTCCCCAAGGGTGCGCTGGTGATGATCCTCGTCCTGAACGCCGTGATCTTCGCCTACAACGGCATTGAGCTCGTGGGCATCACGGCCGGCGAAATGCAGGACCCGGCCAAGGAAGTGCCCAAGGCCATCCGCGCCGTCGTCTTCCGCATCGTGGTGTTCTATGTCGGTTCCGTGACCCTCCTGGCCATGCTGCTGCCCTCGGACCAGTACGTTGCCGGCACCTCGCCGTTCGTCACCGTGTTCGGCCAGATGGGCCTGGGCTGGATGGGCGATGTCATGAACATGATCGTCATCACCGCCGCGCTGTCCTCCTGCAACTCGGGCCTGTACTCGATCGGCCGGATCTTCCGCACCATGGCCAACAACGGACACGCTCCGGAGTGGCTGACAAGGATGTCCAAGAGCCACGTGCCGTACGCCGCCATCCTGGCCATCGGTGCCGTTTACCTGGTGGGCATCCTGCTCAACATCTGGCTCGGCGGCTCGCACGCCTTCGACCTTGCGCTCAACTCGGCGTCGATCGGCGTGATCTTCACGTGGGGTGCCATCTTCGCCAGCCAGATCGCGCTGCGCAAGAAGAAGGGCAAGGTCTCCTCCCTGCCCGCGCCCGGCGGAACCTGGAGCAGCTGGGCCGGCCTCATTGCCCTGCTCGCCATCACGGTGCTGATCGGCTTCGACACCATGACCAGCAAGACCGGCGAGGTCTTCCACCTCGGCCTCTGGACGCTCGCCACCATTCCGTTCTTCGCCCTGGTGCTGTGGCTCGGCTGGCAGAAGGTCAGGAACAACGAACCGAAGAGCGAGCTCTTCAGCTAG
- a CDS encoding thiolase family protein — translation MASAVAGPQAFLVGGARTPVGRYGGALSAVRPDDLAALVVREAVSRAGLDPDSIDEVILGNANGAGEENRNVARMATLLAGLPLHIPGITVNRLCASGLSAIIMASQMIKSGAADIVIAGGVESMSRAPWVQEKPQTAFAKPGAIFDTSIGWRFANPLFQKGELSRDGKMTYSMPETAEEVGRVDGISREDADAFAVRSHERSLAAIAAGRFKDEIVPVTVKTRKGETVVDTDEGPRAGTTMDVLSGLRPVVKGGSIVTAGNSSTLNDGASAIIVASEAAIQKLGLTPRARIIDGASAGCEPEIMGIGPVPATQKVLGRSGYSVGDLGAVELNEAFATQSLASMRRLGLDPEIVNRDGGAISLGHPLGSSGSRIAITLLGRMEREDAKMGLATMCIGVGQGTAMLLERV, via the coding sequence ATGGCCTCAGCAGTAGCAGGACCGCAGGCATTTTTGGTGGGCGGTGCCCGGACACCGGTGGGCCGCTACGGAGGCGCACTCTCGGCCGTTCGCCCGGACGACCTCGCCGCCTTGGTGGTCCGCGAAGCCGTTTCCCGCGCAGGCCTTGACCCCGATTCCATCGACGAAGTGATCCTCGGCAACGCGAATGGCGCAGGCGAGGAGAACCGCAACGTGGCCCGCATGGCCACCCTGCTCGCCGGGCTTCCCCTCCACATCCCGGGCATCACGGTCAACCGGCTATGCGCCTCGGGTCTGAGCGCCATCATCATGGCCAGCCAGATGATCAAGTCCGGTGCTGCGGACATCGTGATCGCCGGCGGCGTGGAATCGATGAGCCGGGCACCCTGGGTGCAGGAAAAGCCGCAGACCGCCTTCGCCAAGCCCGGCGCCATCTTCGACACCTCCATCGGCTGGCGCTTCGCCAACCCGCTGTTCCAGAAGGGCGAGCTGTCCCGGGACGGCAAAATGACCTACTCCATGCCGGAAACGGCTGAGGAAGTGGGCCGCGTGGACGGCATCTCCCGCGAAGACGCGGACGCCTTCGCCGTGCGCTCCCACGAACGCTCGCTCGCGGCCATCGCCGCCGGCCGGTTCAAGGACGAAATCGTCCCCGTGACGGTCAAGACCCGCAAGGGCGAAACCGTGGTGGACACCGACGAAGGCCCCCGCGCCGGCACCACCATGGACGTTCTCTCCGGACTCCGCCCCGTGGTCAAGGGCGGATCGATCGTCACGGCCGGCAACTCCTCCACGCTGAACGACGGCGCCTCCGCCATCATCGTCGCGTCCGAAGCCGCTATCCAGAAGCTCGGCCTCACCCCGCGGGCCCGCATCATCGACGGCGCCTCCGCCGGCTGCGAACCGGAGATCATGGGCATCGGCCCCGTGCCGGCCACCCAGAAGGTGCTGGGCCGGAGCGGCTACAGCGTCGGCGACCTTGGCGCCGTCGAACTTAACGAAGCGTTTGCCACCCAGTCGCTGGCCAGCATGCGCCGGCTCGGCCTGGACCCGGAGATCGTGAACCGCGACGGCGGCGCCATCAGCCTGGGGCATCCGCTCGGTTCCAGCGGCTCACGGATCGCCATCACCCTGCTGGGGCGGATGGAACGCGAGGACGCCAAAATGGGTCTCGCCACCATGTGCATCGGCGTCGGCCAGGGCACCGCGATGCTGCTGGAGCGCGTGTAA